GAGTACTTTATGACACAGAAGCAGGCAATTCGGTCCATCAACACTGTGCTGGCTTTCCAGAGCAATCCAATTAATCAGATACCTGGGCTCCATTAACATAACTATGCAAGATTATTTCTTTGATAGCAATTTACTATTGATCACCTGCTTTGCAGCAATTTCCAGGTCATCACTACGTCCTGCGTAAACCATTTCTTCCTTGCATCTTTTCTGCATCACTTGTCCAAAGTTTAAAGTATGCATCTCCCAGTCTTGTACCTTCAGCTAACAGGAGCAGCTTTTCCTGGTATACCATATCCAAGTTGTTAACTCTCACCTGCATCCCCTTTACTACATTGAGAATAAGTCCGGTTTTTGCAACTTAGCCTTTCAACTAAAATCCCTCATTTCTTTAATATTTCCTGTCATTCTTTTCAAGACACAACAATCATATTGTGGTCAAAGCAGACTTGTTAAAAGTTCAACATAACTTTCCTGGTtttgatgggcggcacggtggcacagtggttaacactgttgcctcacagcgccagagacccaggttcaattcccgcctcaggcgactgactgtggagtttgcacattctccccatgtctgcgtgggtttcctccgggtgctctggtttcctcccacagtccaaaaatgtgcaggttaggcgaattggccatgctaagttgcctgtagtgttaggtgaaggggtcaatgtaggggaatgggtctgggtgggttgcgcttcagcgggccagtgtggacttgttgggccgaagggtctgtttccacattgtaagtcatctaatctaatcaaaaaaccTTTATTAAAAAGCCAAAAATCTCATATATTGTTCGCTATTTTCTCAAAATGACCTGATCCTTCACATTACACAGAATTTCCTCTTACCCTGCACATTCTTTAGGTCTGTGCTATTAAAACTGTATTGCTTCTCTTTATCtcttctgccaaagtgcatcacctcacatttatctgtgttaaattccatctgccacttgtcttcTGATACTGCAAGCCTCTGTGTCCTGTCACAGTTGATTTAATCCCCCTGTTTGGTATGGTCAGTTCCTAGCACTTATTTCTGTGGAACACACAATCCACCCCATTGTGATAAATAACCCTTTATCATAACTCACCACTTTCTATCCTTAAGCTAATTTATTTTCTAACCAAGTTAGTATTGACCCTGTTTCATGAACTACAATTTTATTAACAGTCTTTAtgtggtattttgtaaatattttcttaaAATCCATATACATAGTATCCAATCCTCTGCACATATGTATCCAGAGAAGATTTGAAAATCATGGCAAGTCTTCTGCTATCTCCACCCTAACACCCTTTAGAAATTTGggatgtaaaatatctggatatATGCACTTTCAGCATAGTCAACCATTCCAGTACAACCTGCCTCTCAATTCTTAGGATAGCCATTACTTTTGCCATCATGGTTTCTATCAACTTGCTGACTACTTTGTTTTCCTTAGTAAATATCAGCACAAAACAGTCATTAACAACTCCGTCTCATCTTTTTTATTCAAGTATATATCCACCCTCTTTGCCCCAATTTGATCCACCTCTTAGTACCCGTTTACCATTTACATGGCAGTAGAATCTTTTAAGGGTTCTGTTATTTCTATTGGTTTGTTTTCTaatcatagccaactgccgccgcgacattaaccgcctcaacatctccacccctctcacccactccaacctctcaccctcggaacgtgcagacctccactccctctgttccaaccccaacctcactatcacaccagcagacaagggaggcgcggtggtagtttggcacaccgacctttacactgctgaggctaaaagccagctcacggacaccacctcctactgcccccttgaccatgaccccacctgccaccaccaaaccatcatgtgcgagataagtggctgtccagccccatctacggcactttttatttcccttcccaggaacaaagacacggaggagtcagtccaaaacttttcattcaactttgcaaagtcgggtgctgttcccaaaggtacacacacacaagcatagtaatctccacacattatatacatgtatatgtgggctgggtttactactgctgtcttgaccaacgagtgctcggattccccactgttttccttatttgggttctggtgcctgggattcttttatcattcacttggccaatcagtgtttgagcttcccgttcttcccttatatggatgatgttgtacaactgtggttaagggcggcctctcaactatcgaggaaagctgttacaactgtttcattcatataaacgtgggggaggtccggcaacagttgagtgtctgcttgtgtttactatgaggtagaaaagactaaaaggcagctaaccgtttaaaaattacactaccccctacaaatcccccgtgtcttttcttacggcctgtaatttttcaactgtaagtttcttctccagggcatttaataactcccgagcttgttcatcaaactgcccttctctaatactacccctgcccaagagggattcacgttgttccatctcgagatttattcgttcaacctgcccatagggaacatccttcttagtaagggcggtttcgatcagtcgttgagttaatccccggacacagggaataacgcaacacccaagggcagtgagtacccctgccaccactatacatgagacaagaaagggaacgaccacccccgtccattttcCGAACCAAGCtgccaaccagtccgtgaggccagagtcgatgcccgagttttcggccagttcgtccgccaatgtggtgagtccatccagggcgcgggtgatggacccatcaggggctgtgttgttggggatgaaagtgcagcactgagtgcctctcatgacacaaacaccccccttctctgccaacatcatgtctaaggccaacctattttcccacgccatcctactcgtggcgtccagttgttctgctattcctttcactgcatcccgggtataattaatgaacctctgctgattgtagtaaatataattaatccaatccacattcttattgatggtcacccaccagaacagtgacgactcaaaacccgccgctatctggttcctcgccttgtattcgtcaggaacacccctggggacccctatggcatctaaatatatgttatcatcaaaagaggtctccaaagctctctcagttcttccactagaacggggttgctcttgtttttcgaatgccagggtgaatgggatggccaattgaacgatcgcacaagtgcccgtccatttttggggcagggtcggtcgcagaaccctcccaccacagtaccaccagaggtctgtcctaggtacatgaatgtgggagtaattcccgcccccggtagtttcattgaccagccggattgatctgctgcacttgtcaaatgtccccacatcgtcgtcccactgtagtcccgtccgagagacgcaggcctggtgcgtacccgttacccctgagaatgatggcgggcggggcgccccctcagacctgacggggggaaacttcaaactcaagggtcgacaagtggggtcgttccaggcctctcggtcctggtacagccttatcatgcagtccatggctcgtgggtgtttctcccatcccagcgggaatgggaccacctgagggttagggcgggcactcgtgcatgtgtagaaatcactctttttcatgctcctcacagtatatttgacccattccatccaggcattcgcctccccgtatcccgtttctatttcaaaggt
This is a stretch of genomic DNA from Chiloscyllium punctatum isolate Juve2018m chromosome 11, sChiPun1.3, whole genome shotgun sequence. It encodes these proteins:
- the LOC140483077 gene encoding syncytin-2-like, coding for MQLCCTYITVIEAESGGSSTTGKQEKIRIIETTDLEKTFEIETGYGEANAWMEWVKYTVRSMKKSDFYTCTSARPNPQVVPFPLGWEKHPRAMDCMIRLYQDREAWNDPTCRPLSLKFPPVRSEGAPRPPSFSGVTGTHQACVSRTGLQWDDDVGTFDKCSRSIRLVNETTGGGNYSHIHVPRTDLWWYCGGRVLRPTLPQKWTGTCAIVQLAIPFTLAFEKQEQPRSSGRTERALETSFDDNIYLDAIGVPRGVPDEYKARNQIAAGFESSLFWWVTINKNVDWINYIYYNQQRFINYTRDAVKGIAEQLDATSRMAWENRLALDMMLAEKGGVCVMRGTQCCTFIPNNTAPDGSITRALDGLTTLADELAENSGIDSGLTDWLAAWFGKWTGVVVPFLVSCIVVAGVLTALGCCVIPCVRGLTQRLIETALTKKDVPYGQVERINLEMEQRESLLGRGSIREGQFDEQARELLNALEKKLTVEKLQAVRKDTGDL